A region of Diadema setosum chromosome 15, eeDiaSeto1, whole genome shotgun sequence DNA encodes the following proteins:
- the LOC140239139 gene encoding cytochrome P450 2J2-like yields MAVLSTTLLVGLCSFMLTVWFVHHRRNMPPGPWSLPLIGYRFGGRPSHEIYQELSRRYGPIFSVRRGPYLTVVLNDKVSIRQALVKNGDAFSDRFVPKYILEGIPDKNKSASIVWSSGKSWSDLRKFGLVTLRAFGMGKKSLEPQINLEAKYLGDEIEATQGKPIEILQYLNKATSNIICQFVFGKRFDYDDVEYQKVVDSITRLFTSVSDSIELRTDFQKAKKFIFSEVHRHRDTFQKSGIRSMVDAFIAHDVISQVFTFEEFWRVLLDFFAAGLETTSVTLSWIILYMITNQDLQQKVQAELDNVVGRGRQPTLSDRENLPFCEATILEVMRLSPILPNLVPHKTSCDVSLSGYTIPKGTIVIPNIWAVHHDSKEWINPEEFKPQRFLSDDGKTVVKSDAWMPFGVGRRECLGFQLAKMELFLFFTNLFQRFVFRIPPGQSQPSFQGVGGFTTAPTTYQTCATQR; encoded by the exons ATGGCAGTTCTTTCAACGACATTACTTGTTGGATTGTGCAGTTTCATGTTAACTGTGTGGTTTGTTCATCATAGGAGAAATATGCCTCCGGGTCCGTGGTCTTTACCGCTCATAGGCTACCGCTTTGGCGGACGACCGAGCCACGAGATCTACCAGGAACTATCTAGACGATACGGTCCCATATTCAGCGTGCGGAGGGGACCATACTTGACCGTTGTATTAAATGACAAAGTCTCCATTAGGCAGGCTTTGGTAAAGAATGGCGATGCATTTTCTGATCGCTTTGTTCCAAAATACATACTTGAAGGCATTCCTGACAAGAACAAGAGCG CTTCCATAGTATGGAGCAGTGGAAAGTCTTGGAGTGATCTCCGAAAATTTGGCCTCGTTACTCTACGGGCTTTCGGCATGGGTAAGAAAAGCCTCGAACCTCAAATTAACCTTGAAGCAAAGTACCTTGGTGATGAAATCGAGGCTACCCAAGGCAAACCCATCGAGATTCTGCAGTACCTTAACAAGGCGACTTCGAATATCATCTGTCAATTTGTATTTGGTAAGAGATTCGATTACGATGACGTGGAATACCAGAAGGTAGTAGACTCAATAACCAGGCTCTTCACCAGCGTATCGGATTCTATCGAGCTTAGGACtgactttcagaaagcaaagaaattcattttttcgGAAGTGCATCGCCACCGCGACACATTTCAGAAAAGCGGCATTCGCAGCATGGTGGACGCATTCATCGCACATGACGTCATATCGCAGGTTTTCACTTTTGAAGAGTTCTGGCGGGTGTTACTAGATTTCTTTGCTGCAGGTTTGGAGACGACCTCGGTAACGTTGTCGTGGATTATTCTCTACATGATAACGAACCAAGACCTACAACAAAAG GTACAGGCCGAGTTGGACAATGTTGTTGGGCGGGGCCGACAGCCAACACTAAGCGACAGGGAGAATCTGCCTTTCTGTGAGGCTACCATACTTGAAGTGATGCGCCTCAGCccaattttaccaaacttggtgcCTCACAAAACTTCATGCGATGTTTCGCTGTCTGGTTACACCATTCCAAAGGGGACCATCGTGATCCCTAACATCTGGGCTGTTCACCACGACAGTAAAGAGTGGATAAATCCCGAAGAATTTAAACCGCAACGATTCCTGTCTGATGACGGGAAAACTGTCGTGAAAAGTGACGCATGGATGCCATTTGGTGTTG GTCGTCGCGAGTGTTTGGGGTTTCAACTGGCCAAAATGGagctcttcctttttttcacaaatctaTTCCAGCGATTTGTGTTTCGAATTCCTCCTGGCCAATCACAACCAAGCTTTCAGGGTGTCGGCGGATTTACCACAGCCCCCACGACGTATCAAACATGCGCCACACAGCGTTGA